The Amblyraja radiata isolate CabotCenter1 chromosome 31, sAmbRad1.1.pri, whole genome shotgun sequence genome contains a region encoding:
- the LOC116990470 gene encoding proteasome subunit beta type-7-like — protein MKKGSKLLSTPAGGFSFENCGRNTALEEDLQQGGLKAPKPNKTGTTIAGVIFKDGVILGSDTRATNDMVVADKNCIKIHHIAPNIYCCGAGVAADAEVTMQLIASNIQLHSLSTGRQARVATVNRMLKQMLFRYQGRIGVSVIIGGVDCTGPHLYSVHPHGFAEALPFAADGSGAAAAIATLEDQFKPNMEEEAAKQMVKDAIMAGIFCDLGSGSNVDLCVITKNKVTFLRGFDCPNAKGEKKGMYRYKQGTTAVLSESVTPLQLELMEEVVQRMDTE, from the exons ATGAAGAAGGGCAGCAAACTCCTGAGCACCCCCGCTGGGGGGTTCAGCTTCGAGAACTGTGGCAG GAACACGGCATTGGAGGAGGATCTGCAGCAAGGGGGTCTCAAAGCTCCAAAGCCAAACAAGACAGGGACCACCATCGCTGGTGTCATCTTCAAA GACGGAGTGATTTTGGGATCTGATACCCGGGCCACAAATGACATGGTCGTGGCTGACAAGAACTGCATCAAGATTCATCACATCGCTCCAAACATTTA TTGCTGTGGAGCAGGAGTGGCCGCAGACGCTGAAGTGACCATGCAGTTGATCGCGTCCAACATCCAACTCCACAGCCTGTCGACCGGGCGCCAGGCTCGGGTGGCGACTGTCAACCGGATGCTGAAGCAGATGCTGTTCAG GTACCAGGGTCGCATTGGAGTGTCGGTGATTATCGGCGGAGTGGACTGCACGGGACCACACCTGTACTCGGTGCATCCTCATGGTTTTGCGGAAGCTCTGCCCTTTGCCGCTGATG GTTCTGGAGCAGCTGCTGCCATAGCTACATTGGAGGATCAGTTCAAGCCAAACATGGAG GAAGAAGCTGCCAAGCAGATGGTGAAAGACGCCATCATGGCCGGGATATTCTGCGATCTCGGCTCCGGGAGCAACGTTGACCTCTGCGTCATCACCAAAAACAAGGTTACGTTTCTCAGAGGATTCGATTGCCCCAACGCAAAGGGGGAGAA GAAGGGGATGTACCGTTACAAGCAGGGCACCACAGCCGTGTTGTCTGAGTCCGTGACTCCGCTGCAGCTTGAGCTGATGGAGGAGGTTGTGCAGAGGATGGACACTGAGTAA